The following proteins are encoded in a genomic region of Rhodoferax aquaticus:
- a CDS encoding protein-disulfide reductase DsbD family protein, translating to MGANAQFSLGKSSTESASASAVVQTDQVRAELIAHAPDGVDPGKTIWVGLQLQHQPQWHTYWKNPGDSGLPTQLQWSLPAGVDAGEIVWPTPKKIRIGSLANFGFEGTTLLPVPLQISPQFKPGLLAQDLEVKLHAQWLVCRQECIPQEGDFVLKLPLRSSTAIHATAFEAARAASPKPLPQAAQATVDAHGLRLQVQGLPVAWQGKALNAFVATPELLDAPASPDSDNAVSSAPAKAGTQQWSDGTWSARMPMAPNRSASPTAFEVVLSLGAQSVQTQASVQGAWPTAAAKLEVSPALQQALAANALAAQQTQESASVGGFVWALLAAVLGGLILNLMPCVFPVLAIKVLGFASQHKHSRAAQRAQGLAYTAGVVVSFLALGGLMLALRAGGEQLGWGFQLQSPAVIAGLALLFTLLGLNLMGVMEFGNWLPAGWAGVQLRHPSADAFLSGVLAVAVASPCTAPFMGASLGYAIALPAPQALGIFAALGLGLALPYLLASWVPAMGNLLPRPGAWMQTLRHFMAFLMWATVVWLVWVLGHLSGIDGAASLLALLLAVAVVVWALQLPAGSRRVFATLSIAASAILVSAIGQNVLKIEGATVGSSETTAEGAWQAWAPGRVDAELAKGTPVFVDFTAAWCITCQYNKKTTLNRADVLASFAAKRVTLLRADWTRRDPAITQALQQLGRSGLPVYVLYTPGRAPVVMSEILNAADLQASVAAL from the coding sequence ATGGGCGCAAACGCCCAATTTAGCCTAGGAAAATCATCCACCGAGAGCGCATCGGCGTCTGCCGTGGTGCAGACAGACCAGGTGCGCGCCGAGCTGATTGCCCACGCACCCGATGGCGTGGACCCGGGCAAGACCATCTGGGTAGGCCTGCAGCTGCAGCACCAGCCCCAGTGGCACACCTACTGGAAGAACCCGGGCGACTCTGGCTTGCCCACACAACTGCAGTGGAGCCTGCCGGCTGGCGTAGACGCGGGCGAGATCGTTTGGCCCACGCCTAAAAAAATACGCATTGGCAGCCTGGCCAACTTTGGCTTTGAAGGCACCACACTGCTACCCGTCCCCCTGCAAATCAGCCCCCAGTTCAAGCCCGGCCTGCTGGCCCAAGACCTGGAGGTCAAGCTGCACGCGCAGTGGCTGGTGTGCCGCCAAGAGTGCATTCCCCAAGAGGGTGACTTTGTCCTCAAACTGCCCTTGCGCAGCTCCACCGCCATCCACGCCACCGCCTTTGAAGCCGCCCGCGCGGCCAGCCCCAAGCCTTTGCCCCAGGCCGCCCAAGCCACGGTAGACGCACACGGCCTGCGCCTGCAAGTGCAAGGTTTACCGGTGGCTTGGCAGGGCAAAGCGTTGAACGCGTTTGTCGCCACCCCCGAGTTGCTCGACGCACCGGCCTCGCCCGACAGCGATAACGCAGTCAGCAGCGCGCCCGCCAAGGCCGGCACCCAGCAATGGAGCGACGGCACGTGGAGCGCACGCATGCCCATGGCCCCAAATCGCAGCGCCAGCCCTACGGCCTTCGAGGTGGTATTGAGCTTGGGTGCGCAGAGCGTGCAGACCCAAGCCAGCGTGCAGGGCGCATGGCCCACCGCTGCTGCCAAGCTGGAAGTCTCCCCCGCGCTGCAGCAAGCGCTCGCGGCCAATGCGCTGGCCGCCCAGCAGACGCAAGAGAGCGCCAGCGTGGGTGGTTTTGTGTGGGCGCTGCTGGCGGCCGTTTTGGGTGGGCTCATTCTCAACCTCATGCCCTGCGTCTTCCCCGTGCTGGCCATCAAGGTGCTGGGTTTTGCCAGCCAGCACAAGCACAGCCGTGCCGCCCAGCGGGCCCAAGGGCTGGCTTACACCGCCGGCGTAGTTGTGAGCTTTTTGGCCCTGGGTGGGCTGATGCTGGCGCTGCGCGCGGGCGGCGAGCAGCTGGGTTGGGGCTTTCAGCTGCAGTCGCCCGCCGTAATAGCGGGCTTGGCCTTGCTGTTCACGCTTTTGGGCTTGAACCTGATGGGCGTGATGGAGTTCGGCAACTGGCTGCCTGCGGGCTGGGCGGGCGTGCAACTGCGCCACCCGAGTGCCGATGCCTTCTTGTCTGGCGTGTTGGCCGTGGCGGTCGCGTCGCCCTGCACAGCGCCATTCATGGGCGCGTCACTGGGCTACGCCATTGCACTGCCAGCGCCCCAGGCCTTGGGCATTTTTGCGGCGCTGGGCTTGGGCTTGGCGCTCCCTTACTTGCTGGCGAGCTGGGTGCCTGCTATGGGCAACTTGCTACCCCGCCCCGGCGCTTGGATGCAGACTTTGCGCCACTTCATGGCTTTTTTGATGTGGGCCACGGTGGTGTGGCTGGTCTGGGTGCTAGGGCACCTGAGCGGCATCGACGGTGCCGCCAGCCTGTTGGCCTTGCTGCTGGCCGTGGCTGTGGTGGTCTGGGCACTGCAATTGCCCGCCGGCAGTCGCCGCGTGTTTGCTACGCTTTCTATAGCTGCCAGCGCAATACTGGTGAGCGCCATTGGCCAAAATGTCTTGAAAATCGAAGGGGCGACGGTTGGCAGCAGCGAAACCACCGCCGAAGGTGCTTGGCAAGCCTGGGCACCCGGCCGTGTTGACGCGGAGCTGGCCAAAGGCACACCCGTGTTTGTGGACTTCACCGCCGCCTGGTGCATCACCTGCCAGTACAACAAGAAAACTACTTTGAACCGCGCCGACGTGCTGGCAAGCTTTGCAGCCAAGCGTGTCACCCTGCTGCGCGCCGACTGGACACGGCGCGACCCCGCCATCACGCAAGCGCTGCAGCAGCTAGGCCGCAGCGGCCTGCCGGTTTACGTCTTGTATACCCCCGGCCGTGCGCCGGTGGTGATGTCAGAAATACTCAACGCCGCCGACCTGCAAGCCAGCGTGGCGGCGCTGTAA
- a CDS encoding M48 family metalloprotease — MHIPRRFTSKWLAPALLGAALLTSCGTQMVNPVTGETERSVMSESDELAEGAKGHQQVLQEYGVFNNPAVQSYVNALGQRLAALSHRKELKWHFTVLDSPEINAFALPGGYVYVTRGIMAYMDSEADLAGVIGHEIGHVTARHGAQRATSQQNAGLGVLAASVLGAVLESQGVTGAGRLAGDVSQTVAAGYVASYGREQELQADGLGAEYLARTAFNPNNMVDVIKVLKNQELFAADQAKAEGRPVPKGGDWLASHPSNDQRLEMISRIAAQYADKGPYNTEGRERYLKAITGLGFGDSAEQGLTRGSNFYHPTLGFGLTAPSGWRIQNGQEQLAVVNAASDAALVVRLVPPKAGKSPNDIIKAMLKPTQGRTEGLTINGLPATRFVGVRQNAQGQSQSLEATVVTGPGENAYVLQLSAKDGQALQRARAGLQEAQGSFRALTTQDKAAARPWVIQTVAYPKGGFAELAKNSPISNPEKQLRLINGYYTGGEPKAGQLVKVIAAK, encoded by the coding sequence ATGCACATCCCACGTCGTTTCACTTCCAAATGGCTCGCCCCCGCGCTCTTGGGTGCAGCCCTGCTGACCAGTTGCGGCACCCAAATGGTGAACCCCGTCACCGGGGAAACCGAGCGCTCGGTGATGAGCGAAAGCGATGAACTGGCCGAAGGCGCCAAAGGCCACCAACAGGTGCTGCAAGAGTACGGCGTGTTCAACAACCCAGCGGTGCAAAGCTATGTCAACGCCTTGGGCCAGCGCTTGGCCGCACTCTCCCACCGCAAGGAATTGAAGTGGCACTTCACCGTGCTAGACAGCCCCGAGATCAACGCGTTTGCACTGCCCGGTGGCTATGTGTACGTCACGCGCGGCATCATGGCCTATATGGACAGCGAGGCCGATTTGGCGGGCGTGATTGGCCACGAAATTGGCCATGTGACCGCACGCCACGGCGCCCAGCGCGCCACCAGCCAGCAAAACGCAGGCTTGGGCGTGCTGGCGGCCAGCGTCTTGGGAGCGGTGTTGGAGAGCCAAGGCGTCACCGGTGCGGGCCGCTTGGCGGGCGATGTGTCGCAAACCGTGGCGGCGGGCTATGTAGCGTCGTATGGCCGTGAGCAAGAGCTGCAGGCCGATGGCCTGGGCGCGGAATACTTGGCGCGCACCGCTTTCAACCCCAACAACATGGTGGACGTGATCAAGGTGCTCAAAAACCAAGAGCTGTTTGCCGCAGACCAAGCCAAAGCCGAGGGACGCCCTGTGCCCAAGGGGGGCGACTGGTTGGCCTCGCACCCATCGAACGACCAGCGCCTGGAGATGATCTCCAGAATCGCAGCGCAATATGCGGACAAAGGCCCGTACAACACCGAAGGCCGTGAGCGTTACCTCAAAGCCATCACAGGGCTGGGCTTTGGCGACAGTGCGGAGCAGGGTCTGACGCGCGGTTCCAACTTTTACCACCCCACTCTGGGCTTTGGCCTCACCGCACCGAGCGGCTGGCGCATTCAAAACGGGCAAGAACAGTTGGCGGTGGTCAATGCCGCCAGTGATGCGGCACTGGTCGTGCGCTTGGTGCCACCCAAAGCAGGCAAGTCACCCAATGACATCATCAAGGCCATGCTCAAACCCACCCAGGGCCGCACCGAGGGGCTGACCATCAACGGCTTGCCCGCCACCCGCTTTGTCGGAGTGCGCCAAAACGCGCAAGGCCAAAGCCAGTCACTAGAAGCCACGGTGGTCACCGGCCCCGGGGAGAACGCCTATGTGTTGCAGTTAAGCGCCAAAGACGGCCAAGCCCTGCAGCGCGCCCGTGCGGGCTTGCAAGAAGCGCAGGGCAGCTTCCGCGCCCTGACCACCCAAGACAAAGCCGCGGCACGCCCTTGGGTGATTCAAACCGTGGCCTACCCCAAGGGCGGCTTTGCCGAGTTGGCCAAGAACTCGCCCATTAGCAACCCGGAGAAGCAGCTGCGCCTGATCAACGGCTACTACACCGGCGGCGAGCCCAAAGCGGGGCAGCTGGTGAAAGTGATCGCCGCCAAGTAG
- a CDS encoding B12-binding domain-containing radical SAM protein — MAHRIILATLNAKYIHASLGLRYLLANMQRHGGADLQAHTVLQEFTINRPAQGIVDELWAELSACAQDAHAVLVVGFGVYIWNVVQTCEVVCLLKAQHPRVKVVLGGPEVSHELDTQPIVALADYVITGWGDVSFPRLCKALVHGPRPLMKVIAGEQPALDDIDFPYAHYSAQDLAHRVLYVEASRGCPFKCEFCLSSLDKTAWAFDLDRFLAELDALYARGARTFKFVDRTFNLKIDASVRVLQFFLDRLPPAGQKPDLFLHFEVIPDHLPDRLKAMIALFPAGVLQFEVGIQSFNPDVQQRISRRQDNDKTEANVHWLVTQSHAHLHTDLIFGLPGESWQSFGEGFDRLWALRPHEIQLGVLKRLRGTPLANRSMVPGQDPDGLDYEPLPPYTVRSSAAVSAQEVQTFVRLARYWDMVANSGRFTATMDLLMQGPSAFAAFADVADYLWVQLNATSGITPDQLVDSLFEYLCGPKGCDPALARAALLADYLASGAHANPKALHGLLPKRMARGGAALASGGAQRQQRHQASQPVPATAADAA, encoded by the coding sequence ATGGCCCACCGCATCATTCTGGCAACGCTGAACGCCAAATACATCCACGCTTCCTTAGGGCTTCGCTATTTGCTGGCCAATATGCAGCGCCACGGGGGCGCCGACTTGCAGGCCCACACGGTGCTGCAAGAGTTCACCATCAACCGGCCCGCGCAGGGCATTGTGGACGAACTGTGGGCCGAGCTGTCCGCCTGTGCGCAAGATGCGCACGCTGTATTGGTGGTGGGTTTCGGCGTGTACATCTGGAACGTGGTGCAAACCTGCGAAGTGGTGTGCCTGCTCAAAGCCCAGCATCCACGCGTCAAAGTGGTCTTGGGTGGCCCCGAGGTCAGCCATGAGCTAGACACCCAGCCCATCGTCGCACTGGCGGACTATGTGATCACCGGCTGGGGCGATGTCAGTTTTCCCAGGCTGTGCAAGGCATTGGTGCACGGCCCGCGCCCGCTGATGAAAGTGATTGCGGGTGAGCAGCCCGCATTGGATGACATTGACTTTCCTTATGCGCATTACAGCGCGCAAGACTTGGCGCACCGTGTGCTGTATGTGGAGGCGTCTAGGGGCTGCCCTTTTAAATGCGAGTTTTGTCTGAGTTCTTTGGACAAGACGGCGTGGGCTTTTGACTTGGACCGTTTTCTGGCCGAGCTGGATGCCTTGTATGCGCGGGGTGCCCGTACCTTCAAGTTTGTAGACCGCACTTTTAACTTGAAGATCGACGCGTCCGTGCGGGTGCTGCAGTTTTTTTTAGACCGTTTGCCGCCTGCAGGGCAGAAGCCTGACTTATTCCTGCATTTTGAGGTAATCCCTGACCACCTGCCTGACCGCCTCAAAGCCATGATTGCGCTCTTTCCCGCGGGTGTGTTGCAGTTTGAGGTGGGCATTCAGAGCTTCAACCCCGACGTACAGCAGCGCATTTCACGCCGCCAAGACAACGACAAAACCGAAGCCAATGTGCACTGGTTGGTGACCCAGAGCCATGCACATTTGCATACCGATTTGATTTTTGGCCTGCCCGGTGAGAGTTGGCAAAGCTTTGGCGAGGGCTTTGACCGCCTGTGGGCACTGCGGCCCCACGAGATACAACTGGGCGTGCTCAAGCGCCTGCGGGGCACGCCGTTGGCCAACAGGTCCATGGTGCCGGGCCAAGACCCAGACGGCTTGGACTACGAACCGCTGCCGCCCTACACCGTGCGCTCCAGCGCAGCAGTCAGTGCGCAAGAGGTGCAAACCTTTGTGCGCTTGGCCCGCTACTGGGACATGGTGGCCAACTCGGGCCGCTTTACCGCCACCATGGATTTGCTCATGCAAGGCCCCTCTGCGTTTGCTGCATTTGCCGACGTGGCGGATTACCTGTGGGTACAGCTGAACGCGACTAGCGGCATTACGCCGGACCAATTGGTGGATAGCTTGTTTGAGTACCTGTGCGGTCCCAAAGGCTGTGATCCTGCGCTGGCCCGCGCCGCCCTCTTGGCTGATTATTTGGCCAGCGGTGCCCATGCCAACCCCAAGGCTTTGCATGGGCTGCTGCCCAAACGGATGGCCCGCGGCGGCGCGGCCCTTGCTAGTGGTGGGGCGCAACGCCAACAGCGTCATCAAGCCAGTCAGCCGGTCCCTGCCACGGCGGCGGACGCCGCTTAA
- a CDS encoding DUF167 domain-containing protein, translating into MSSPRPRNATGESFFAWDGDTLIVNILGKPAASKDAIGKPKGTQLKVSVTAAPKDGKATDHMVRFLAPLFGVAVADITVVFGQENVNKQLRIKAPKKMPAVFAQASGSDTQAG; encoded by the coding sequence ATGTCTTCCCCACGCCCTCGCAACGCCACCGGCGAGTCTTTCTTTGCTTGGGACGGAGACACCTTGATCGTCAATATTCTGGGCAAGCCCGCTGCCAGCAAAGACGCCATTGGCAAACCCAAAGGCACACAGCTCAAAGTCAGCGTCACGGCGGCCCCCAAAGACGGCAAAGCGACCGACCACATGGTGCGCTTCTTGGCACCCCTGTTTGGGGTGGCGGTGGCCGACATCACGGTGGTGTTTGGCCAAGAAAACGTGAACAAGCAACTGCGCATCAAAGCCCCAAAAAAAATGCCTGCGGTGTTTGCGCAGGCATCCGGGAGTGACACCCAGGCAGGCTAG
- a CDS encoding ATP-binding protein, with amino-acid sequence MIKSLQTWQKRWAALSLRQTLFLGASLGILLPALVLGYFQIVSRYENAVDLRVRAPMEQYADVLSRGMAVAMWNVDKGVADELVDAVMRNPDVVSVRVVDENQEIFVFKRNEGQVDGQMLKESREVVYNGARVGQLTVELTAARVEREFKSDILKLAQGLLAQVAVSFLFIWWLFNRRMMRPLQELQAGALRLARGELKQPLNTFGTDEIGNLAKGLDAMRIDLGHLLTERDQKNATLEHELAERKRTEEALTLSRAKFAAIFDASPVAMTVSKLGGEFTLVDFNVAWERLFAQDRALVRTSADQHNALWQNQHERQRVMETLMQTGEVSRSPNWMLRGEGHSAILCEVSGKVFSQGGEPFLILAYEDITEKQKNQQDILQLNATLEVRVAERTRELSEALSHLTAAQSELVRSGKMAALGALVAGIAHELNTPVGNSLMVASTMQDQAASFSQDLAQGLTRSRLEQFVAKMQDGASILMSGLRHAAELVASFKQVAVDQTSINRRRFDLHDTVEEILLTLGPSIRKTTCTVQTQIPAGLAMESFPGPLGQVITNLINNAMLHAFEGRESGVITISAHADGNDHLIFTVQDNGVGIPQAHLARVFDPFFTTKLGRGGSGLGLNIVYNLVHDVLGGSIHVDSPPGEGACFTMRLPLLVAVVQPTH; translated from the coding sequence ATGATTAAGAGCTTGCAGACATGGCAAAAACGATGGGCGGCGCTGTCCTTGCGCCAGACCCTGTTTTTGGGGGCAAGCTTGGGTATTTTGTTGCCCGCATTGGTGCTGGGTTACTTTCAAATTGTTTCGCGCTACGAGAACGCCGTTGACCTGCGGGTGCGTGCGCCCATGGAACAGTACGCCGACGTGTTGTCCCGTGGCATGGCCGTGGCGATGTGGAATGTGGACAAAGGCGTTGCCGACGAATTGGTGGACGCCGTCATGCGCAACCCCGACGTGGTGAGCGTTCGGGTTGTGGACGAAAACCAAGAAATTTTTGTATTCAAGCGCAACGAAGGGCAGGTGGACGGCCAGATGCTCAAGGAGTCCCGAGAAGTGGTTTACAACGGCGCGCGCGTGGGGCAACTAACGGTAGAGCTCACGGCTGCCCGGGTGGAGCGTGAGTTCAAGAGCGATATTTTGAAGCTCGCCCAGGGCCTGCTGGCCCAAGTGGCGGTGTCATTCTTGTTCATTTGGTGGCTGTTTAACCGACGCATGATGCGCCCCTTGCAAGAGTTGCAAGCCGGCGCGTTGCGCTTGGCGCGGGGTGAGCTGAAGCAGCCGCTCAACACCTTTGGGACCGATGAAATCGGCAACTTGGCCAAAGGCTTGGATGCCATGCGCATCGACCTCGGGCACTTGCTGACAGAGCGTGACCAAAAAAATGCCACCTTGGAGCACGAGTTGGCTGAACGCAAGCGGACCGAAGAGGCGTTGACCCTGAGCCGGGCCAAGTTTGCGGCTATTTTTGATGCATCTCCTGTGGCCATGACCGTGTCTAAGCTGGGCGGTGAGTTCACCTTGGTCGATTTCAATGTGGCCTGGGAGCGGCTCTTTGCGCAGGACCGTGCCTTGGTACGCACCAGTGCGGACCAGCACAACGCCTTGTGGCAAAACCAGCATGAACGCCAGCGTGTGATGGAAACCCTGATGCAAACCGGCGAAGTGTCACGCAGCCCGAACTGGATGCTGCGCGGCGAGGGCCACTCCGCCATTCTGTGTGAAGTGTCCGGCAAGGTGTTCTCACAAGGGGGTGAGCCGTTTTTGATTCTGGCGTATGAAGACATCACCGAGAAGCAAAAGAACCAGCAAGATATATTGCAACTCAATGCGACGCTGGAAGTACGGGTCGCCGAGCGCACGCGCGAGCTGTCTGAAGCGCTGAGTCACCTCACGGCAGCCCAGTCTGAATTGGTGCGCAGCGGCAAGATGGCAGCCTTGGGTGCCTTGGTGGCGGGCATTGCCCATGAGCTCAACACCCCGGTGGGCAACAGCCTGATGGTGGCCAGCACCATGCAAGACCAGGCCGCCAGTTTTTCTCAAGACCTGGCCCAAGGCCTCACCCGCAGCCGGCTGGAACAATTTGTCGCCAAGATGCAAGATGGCGCCTCCATTTTGATGAGCGGGCTGCGCCATGCGGCCGAACTGGTGGCCAGCTTCAAGCAAGTGGCAGTTGACCAAACCAGCATCAACCGCCGCCGGTTTGATTTGCACGACACGGTGGAGGAGATTTTGCTGACCTTGGGGCCGTCGATTCGCAAGACCACGTGCACGGTGCAAACCCAAATACCTGCGGGCCTCGCCATGGAAAGTTTCCCTGGGCCCTTGGGTCAAGTCATTACCAACTTGATCAACAACGCCATGCTCCACGCGTTTGAAGGACGCGAGAGTGGCGTCATCACGATCTCGGCCCATGCGGACGGCAATGACCATCTCATCTTCACCGTGCAAGACAATGGGGTAGGCATACCCCAAGCCCATTTGGCCCGGGTGTTTGATCCCTTTTTCACCACCAAGCTTGGTCGCGGCGGTAGTGGGTTGGGGCTCAACATCGTCTACAACTTGGTGCACGATGTCTTGGGCGGCTCTATCCATGTGGACAGCCCCCCCGGAGAAGGCGCGTGTTTTACGATGCGCCTGCCTTTGCTGGTCGCCGTCGTGCAGCCCACGCACTGA
- the dbpA gene encoding ATP-dependent RNA helicase DbpA — MNTNTTPTQGQAESGPSFATLALSPAVLANLEQLGYKDMTAIQAASLPTALAGKDLIAQAKTGSGKTAAFALALLAKLNPRYFAVQAAVLCPTRELADQVTTEIRRLARAEENIKVVTLCGGIALRGQRASLEHGAHIVVGTPGRIMDHLERGYLNLDALQTLVLDEADRMLDMGFFDDIATVTKQCPKERQTLLFSATYPEGIEKLAKQFMREPVQVKVESQHAQALIEQRFYEVTRENRLQTVAQLLNHFRPVSTLAFCNTKQQCKDLVTYLQDQGFIALALYGELEQRERDQVLAQFANRSCSVLVATDVASRGLDIAQLEAVINVDITPDPEVHVHRIGRTGRAGEAGLALSLASMHDMGSVGKIEQYQKQSSVWHKLDTLTPSGKGPLTPPMATIQILGGRKEKVRPGDVLGALTGTEGGEAYTREHIGKIQVTEFCTFVAVQRNLAHAACAKLNAGKVKGKSVKARVM, encoded by the coding sequence ATGAATACGAACACGACACCCACACAGGGCCAGGCCGAGAGCGGCCCTTCTTTTGCAACTTTGGCCTTGAGCCCCGCGGTCTTGGCCAACTTGGAGCAACTGGGTTACAAAGACATGACCGCCATTCAGGCCGCCAGCCTGCCCACCGCCTTGGCTGGCAAAGACCTGATTGCCCAGGCCAAAACTGGCAGCGGCAAGACCGCCGCATTTGCCTTGGCCCTGTTGGCCAAACTCAACCCCCGCTACTTTGCGGTGCAAGCCGCGGTGCTGTGCCCCACGCGTGAGCTGGCCGACCAAGTCACCACCGAAATACGCCGCTTGGCGCGCGCGGAAGAAAACATCAAAGTCGTCACCCTGTGCGGTGGCATTGCGCTGCGCGGCCAACGTGCCTCTCTAGAGCACGGCGCGCACATCGTGGTGGGCACCCCCGGGCGCATCATGGACCACTTGGAGCGCGGCTACCTGAACCTGGACGCCTTGCAAACCTTGGTGTTGGACGAAGCAGACCGCATGCTGGACATGGGCTTTTTTGACGACATTGCCACCGTGACCAAGCAATGCCCCAAAGAGCGCCAAACCCTGTTGTTCTCAGCCACCTACCCCGAGGGTATTGAAAAGCTGGCCAAACAGTTCATGCGCGAGCCCGTGCAGGTGAAGGTGGAGTCGCAGCACGCGCAGGCCTTGATTGAGCAGCGCTTTTACGAAGTCACCCGCGAGAACCGCTTGCAAACCGTGGCCCAGTTGCTCAACCACTTCCGCCCTGTCAGCACCTTGGCGTTTTGCAATACCAAGCAGCAGTGCAAAGACCTAGTGACCTATCTGCAAGACCAAGGTTTTATCGCCTTGGCCTTGTATGGCGAGCTAGAGCAACGTGAGCGCGACCAGGTGCTGGCGCAGTTTGCCAACCGCAGTTGCTCGGTGCTGGTGGCCACCGACGTGGCCTCACGCGGCTTGGACATTGCCCAGCTGGAAGCAGTGATTAACGTGGACATCACCCCTGACCCCGAGGTGCATGTGCACCGCATTGGCCGCACCGGCCGCGCAGGCGAAGCGGGCTTGGCGCTCAGCTTGGCCAGCATGCACGACATGGGCTCGGTCGGCAAAATTGAGCAGTACCAAAAGCAAAGTTCGGTCTGGCACAAGCTCGACACCCTGACGCCTAGCGGCAAAGGCCCGCTGACACCGCCCATGGCCACCATACAAATCTTGGGTGGGCGCAAAGAAAAAGTGCGCCCCGGTGATGTGCTGGGTGCACTCACAGGCACCGAAGGCGGCGAGGCCTACACCCGCGAACACATTGGCAAGATTCAGGTGACTGAGTTCTGCACCTTTGTGGCCGTGCAGCGCAACCTGGCCCACGCGGCTTGCGCCAAGCTCAATGCAGGCAAGGTCAAGGGCAAGAGCGTCAAAGCCCGGGTGATGTAG
- a CDS encoding alkaline phosphatase family protein, which translates to MSPTPRPAMEPRNLLFITLDQWRADALACAGNAAIHTPHIDALAADGVLFAQHYANASPCAPSRAALLTGMYQHNNGVVRNGSPLDPRFSNVAWEARKVGLTPALFGYTDTAADPRIHHANDPAMHTYESVLPGMEPVLYLPEKPHAWLAHLQRMGYAVGTDMQEVYRPKTVEGAAPAAPSNAPTVFAAEHSISHFMTDAIMDYVGVRRQESWFVHASYIRPHPPFIASAPFNTQYAPNSVPAPQRAASPELEAEQHPLLAVYLQNLKQSTFYVGGQGLVKDLSAADLAQVRATYYGMVSEVDVQVGRLVQHLKDTGQYANTFIVLTSDHGEMLGDHHLLGKEGYFKEAYHVPLIVRDPKTHADASRGQRFGGFTEAVDVMPTILQWLGLPAPRQCDGHSLLPICHGQTPQGWRHAAHWEFDFRSTWSPNAQDALGLGLDDCGLAVLRDHDFQYVHFAALQPLLFDLHADPHCLRNVAADPEYAAVVLRYAQAMLSWRMRSNARGLTGQFVGPTGLVTRA; encoded by the coding sequence ATGAGCCCCACCCCTCGCCCTGCTATGGAACCTCGCAACCTCCTCTTTATCACCTTAGACCAATGGCGTGCCGATGCCTTGGCTTGCGCGGGCAACGCGGCCATCCACACGCCGCACATCGATGCGCTGGCTGCGGACGGAGTGTTGTTTGCGCAGCACTACGCCAATGCCTCACCGTGTGCGCCGTCCCGTGCGGCCTTGCTGACCGGCATGTACCAGCACAACAACGGCGTAGTGCGCAATGGCTCGCCCCTGGACCCGCGGTTTAGCAATGTGGCCTGGGAGGCGCGCAAAGTGGGCCTGACGCCAGCCCTGTTTGGCTACACCGACACGGCGGCCGACCCGCGCATCCACCACGCCAATGACCCCGCCATGCACACCTACGAGTCGGTGCTGCCGGGCATGGAGCCGGTGCTGTACTTGCCTGAAAAACCCCATGCGTGGCTCGCGCATTTGCAGCGCATGGGCTACGCCGTGGGCACGGACATGCAAGAGGTCTACCGCCCCAAGACGGTGGAGGGCGCTGCCCCCGCTGCCCCCAGCAATGCGCCCACGGTGTTTGCGGCGGAGCACAGCATCAGCCACTTCATGACCGATGCCATCATGGACTATGTGGGGGTGCGCCGCCAAGAGTCGTGGTTTGTGCACGCGTCCTACATTCGGCCGCATCCGCCGTTCATTGCGTCCGCACCGTTCAATACCCAATACGCACCAAACTCCGTGCCAGCACCCCAGCGTGCTGCCAGTCCAGAGCTGGAGGCCGAGCAGCATCCTTTGTTGGCGGTGTACTTACAAAACCTCAAGCAAAGCACGTTCTACGTGGGCGGGCAGGGCTTGGTCAAAGACCTGAGTGCGGCAGACTTGGCCCAGGTGCGCGCGACCTACTACGGCATGGTCAGCGAGGTAGATGTGCAGGTAGGCCGCTTGGTGCAGCACCTCAAAGACACCGGGCAGTACGCCAACACCTTCATCGTGCTGACCTCCGACCACGGCGAAATGCTGGGTGACCACCACCTGCTGGGCAAAGAGGGCTACTTCAAAGAGGCCTACCACGTGCCGCTGATCGTGCGTGACCCCAAGACCCACGCGGATGCCAGCCGGGGCCAGCGCTTTGGCGGCTTTACTGAGGCGGTGGATGTGATGCCCACCATCCTGCAATGGCTGGGCTTGCCCGCACCGCGCCAATGCGATGGCCACTCGCTGCTGCCGATTTGCCATGGGCAAACGCCGCAAGGCTGGCGCCATGCGGCCCACTGGGAGTTTGATTTCCGCAGCACCTGGAGCCCCAACGCCCAAGACGCCCTGGGGCTAGGCCTGGATGACTGTGGGCTGGCGGTACTGCGCGACCACGACTTTCAGTACGTCCACTTTGCCGCCTTGCAGCCCCTGCTGTTTGACCTGCATGCCGACCCCCATTGCCTGCGCAATGTGGCCGCTGACCCCGAGTACGCCGCTGTGGTCTTGCGCTATGCCCAAGCCATGCTGTCGTGGCGCATGCGCAGCAATGCGCGTGGGCTGACCGGCCAGTTTGTCGGGCCCACGGGGCTTGTGACCCGCGCGTAA